In Sulfitobacter sp. W027, a single window of DNA contains:
- the topA gene encoding type I DNA topoisomerase, translated as MPVVVVESPAKAKTINKYLGDNYTVLASYGHVRDLPPKDGSVDTDADFDMKWEVASDSKKHVKAIADALAKDNALILATDPDREGEAISWHLQEALTKRKSIKKDTPVSRVVFNQITKKAVTEAMQNPRQVDMPLVEAYLARRALDYLVGFNLSPVLWRKLPGAKSAGRVQSVTLRLIVEREMEIEAFRAREYWSVKALLATPRGQEFEARLVSLAGKKLERFDLADATQAEMAVQAITSRALSVTSVEAKPASRNPSAPFMTSTLQQEASRKFSMGARQTMSTAQRLYEAGHITYMRTDGIDMAPEAVTMAREAIKDRFGADYVPKEPRIYKNKAKNAQEAHECIRPTDMTKDAKALKLDADQAKLYDLIWKRTLACQMESARLERTTVEVGSEDGQVGLRANGQVVLFDGFLRVYEEGRDDVVDEDDKRLPQISQGDAMDKRAVTPEQHFTQPPPRYTEATLVKRMEELGIGRPSTYASIVTTIQDREYVRKDGNRLIPEDKGRLVTAFLENYFRRYIGYDFTADLEDQLDKVSAGDAAYKEVLRRFWRDFSAAIAETSELRITEVLEKINEVLEPHLFPPTEDGSDPRLCPNCEIGRLSMRTARSGGAFIGCSNYPECRYTRPFGPPDPEAEASAIPPDGKLLGEDQGDEIRVFKGRFGPYVQRGAVTEENKKPPRQSIPKDWVPEDLTLEQGVMLLSLPREIGPHPEDGVMVWANIGRYGPYIKHAESTSDRGGTNANLEGIDEVWTVGMNRAVQLLAEKVASRGGRGKAAKPIREMGEHPDLGGAVNVMEGKYGPYVKWEKVNATIPKEIEPGDLTMERAVELIEEKLAKSPAKRKAATKKAPAKKTTAKKAPAKKPTAKKPAAKKADSA; from the coding sequence ATGCCCGTCGTCGTTGTCGAATCCCCCGCCAAGGCCAAAACGATCAACAAATATCTGGGGGACAATTACACCGTCCTTGCCTCCTACGGCCACGTCCGGGACTTGCCGCCAAAAGACGGATCGGTCGACACCGACGCCGATTTCGACATGAAATGGGAAGTCGCCTCCGACAGTAAGAAACACGTCAAAGCCATCGCCGACGCGCTGGCCAAAGACAACGCACTGATCCTCGCGACTGACCCCGACCGCGAAGGCGAGGCGATCAGCTGGCACCTGCAAGAGGCGCTGACCAAGCGCAAATCGATTAAAAAAGACACGCCCGTCAGCCGCGTGGTGTTCAACCAGATTACCAAGAAGGCCGTCACGGAGGCGATGCAGAACCCGCGTCAAGTCGACATGCCGTTGGTCGAGGCTTATCTGGCCCGCCGCGCGCTGGACTATCTGGTGGGCTTCAACCTCTCCCCCGTACTGTGGCGCAAGCTGCCGGGCGCAAAATCCGCAGGCCGGGTGCAATCGGTCACTCTGCGTTTGATCGTTGAGCGTGAGATGGAGATCGAAGCTTTCCGCGCCCGTGAATATTGGTCGGTCAAAGCCCTGCTCGCCACGCCGCGCGGTCAGGAGTTTGAGGCACGCCTCGTCTCGCTTGCGGGCAAGAAGCTGGAGCGTTTCGATCTGGCCGATGCCACGCAGGCCGAGATGGCCGTGCAGGCGATCACAAGCCGCGCACTCAGTGTCACTAGCGTCGAGGCAAAACCCGCCAGCCGCAACCCCTCTGCCCCCTTCATGACCTCGACCCTGCAGCAGGAGGCAAGCCGCAAGTTCTCCATGGGCGCGCGGCAAACGATGTCCACCGCGCAGCGCCTCTACGAGGCCGGGCACATCACCTATATGCGGACCGATGGCATCGACATGGCGCCCGAAGCGGTGACCATGGCCCGCGAGGCGATCAAAGACCGCTTTGGCGCGGACTACGTCCCGAAAGAGCCGCGCATCTATAAGAACAAGGCCAAGAACGCCCAAGAAGCCCACGAATGTATCCGCCCGACGGATATGACGAAAGACGCCAAGGCGCTGAAGCTCGATGCCGATCAGGCGAAACTCTATGATCTGATCTGGAAGCGTACGCTGGCCTGCCAGATGGAAAGCGCCCGGCTGGAACGCACCACGGTAGAGGTCGGCAGCGAGGATGGCCAAGTCGGCCTGCGTGCCAATGGTCAGGTCGTGCTGTTTGACGGGTTCCTGCGCGTCTACGAGGAAGGCCGCGACGATGTCGTGGACGAGGACGACAAGCGTCTGCCGCAAATCTCTCAGGGCGACGCGATGGACAAACGCGCCGTCACGCCCGAGCAGCATTTTACCCAGCCGCCTCCGCGCTATACCGAGGCGACGCTGGTCAAACGCATGGAAGAGCTGGGCATCGGCCGCCCCTCGACCTATGCCAGCATCGTCACCACGATTCAGGACCGCGAATATGTCCGAAAGGATGGCAACCGCCTGATCCCTGAGGACAAGGGCCGTTTGGTCACCGCCTTCCTCGAAAACTACTTCCGCCGCTACATCGGCTATGATTTCACCGCCGATCTCGAAGACCAGCTTGATAAGGTCAGCGCCGGAGATGCGGCCTATAAAGAAGTGCTGCGCCGCTTCTGGCGTGATTTCTCTGCCGCCATCGCTGAGACATCCGAGCTGCGCATCACCGAGGTCTTGGAAAAGATTAATGAGGTGCTCGAGCCGCATCTCTTCCCGCCCACCGAAGACGGCAGCGATCCGCGCCTTTGCCCCAATTGCGAGATTGGCCGCCTGTCGATGCGCACCGCGCGCTCGGGCGGGGCCTTTATCGGCTGCTCGAACTATCCTGAATGCCGCTACACCCGCCCCTTCGGCCCGCCAGACCCGGAAGCCGAAGCCAGCGCCATCCCCCCCGACGGGAAGCTGCTGGGCGAAGATCAGGGCGACGAAATCCGCGTCTTCAAAGGCCGTTTTGGACCTTACGTCCAGCGCGGCGCTGTGACCGAAGAAAACAAAAAACCCCCGCGCCAGTCGATCCCCAAGGATTGGGTGCCCGAGGACCTGACACTGGAACAGGGCGTTATGCTGCTGTCGCTCCCGCGGGAGATCGGCCCCCACCCCGAAGATGGTGTCATGGTCTGGGCCAACATCGGCCGCTACGGGCCTTACATCAAACATGCTGAGAGCACCTCAGACCGGGGCGGCACCAATGCCAACCTTGAGGGTATTGATGAGGTTTGGACCGTTGGCATGAACCGCGCGGTACAGCTTTTGGCCGAGAAGGTTGCCAGCCGTGGCGGGCGTGGCAAAGCCGCCAAGCCGATCCGCGAGATGGGCGAACACCCGGATTTGGGCGGCGCGGTCAATGTCATGGAAGGCAAATACGGGCCTTATGTGAAGTGGGAAAAGGTCAACGCAACGATCCCGAAAGAGATTGAGCCGGGCGACCTGACGATGGAACGCGCGGTCGAGTTGATCGAGGAAAAGCTGGCCAAATCACCGGCGAAGCGAAAGGCGGCGACCAAGAAAGCGCCCGCCAAGAAAACCACCGCCAAAAAAGCACCGGCCAAGAAGCCTACAGCGAAGAAACCGGCGGCCAAAAAGGCTGACAGCGCGTAA